A genomic stretch from Lottiidibacillus patelloidae includes:
- a CDS encoding adenylosuccinate synthase: MSGIVVVGTQWGDEGKGKITDFLSKKCNVISRYQGGNNAGHTIVFNNKRYKLHLIPSGIFNKDKICVIGNGVVVNPKDLLQEIKYLHDNGVSTENLRISNRAHVIMPYHLKLDEVEELSKGKDKIGTTKKGIGPAYMDKVSRVGIRIADLLDQEEFALKIEKNLKIKNLLFEKVYEVPGFQKEDMLEEYLAYGKEIEKYVCDTSVLINDALDAGEKVLFEGAQGVMLDIDHGTYPFVTSSNPSAGGVSIGTGVGPTKINNVVGVSKAYTTRVGDGPFPTELDNEIGEQIRNIGREYGTTTGRPRRVGWFDSVVVRHSKRVSGITDLSLNSIDVLTGLKELKICVAYQCNGETINHYPASNKELDACEPVYETMPGWEEDITNVKTFSELPTNAQNYLKKISECTGIPLTIFSVGPDREQTIVLKEL, from the coding sequence ATGTCAGGGATAGTAGTAGTTGGTACACAGTGGGGCGATGAAGGAAAAGGTAAAATCACTGATTTTCTTTCAAAAAAATGTAATGTAATTTCCCGTTACCAAGGTGGAAACAATGCAGGCCACACAATAGTCTTTAATAATAAACGTTATAAATTGCACTTAATTCCTTCAGGGATATTTAATAAAGATAAAATTTGCGTTATTGGAAACGGTGTTGTTGTAAATCCCAAAGACTTATTACAAGAAATAAAATATTTACATGATAATGGTGTTAGCACAGAAAACTTGCGCATAAGTAATCGGGCGCATGTCATCATGCCATATCATTTAAAACTTGATGAAGTAGAAGAGTTAAGCAAAGGCAAAGATAAGATTGGTACTACGAAAAAGGGAATAGGTCCAGCATATATGGATAAAGTTTCTCGAGTAGGTATTAGAATTGCTGACCTTCTAGATCAGGAAGAATTTGCATTAAAAATAGAAAAGAACTTAAAAATTAAAAATCTCCTTTTCGAAAAAGTTTATGAGGTTCCTGGTTTTCAAAAAGAGGATATGTTGGAAGAATATCTTGCTTATGGGAAAGAGATTGAAAAATATGTCTGTGATACGTCAGTATTAATAAATGATGCATTAGATGCCGGTGAAAAAGTATTATTTGAAGGTGCACAAGGGGTAATGCTAGATATCGATCATGGTACATATCCATTTGTTACCTCATCAAATCCAAGTGCTGGTGGCGTTAGCATTGGAACTGGAGTAGGACCTACAAAGATTAATAATGTAGTTGGAGTTTCTAAAGCTTATACAACACGTGTCGGCGATGGGCCATTTCCTACAGAATTAGATAATGAGATTGGTGAGCAAATAAGAAATATTGGTAGAGAGTATGGTACTACTACCGGACGACCTCGTCGTGTAGGTTGGTTTGACAGTGTAGTTGTTAGACACTCAAAAAGAGTAAGTGGAATTACTGACTTATCATTAAACTCTATAGATGTACTTACAGGTTTAAAAGAATTAAAAATTTGTGTAGCATATCAATGTAATGGAGAAACAATTAACCATTATCCAGCAAGTAATAAAGAATTAGATGCATGTGAACCCGTTTATGAAACAATGCCTGGTTGGGAAGAAGATATTACAAATGTAAAAACTTTTTCCGAATTACCAACAAATGCACAAAACTACTTAAAGAAAATAAGTGAATGTACAGGAATACCATTAACAATTTTTTCAGTTGGTCCTGATAGAGAGCAAACAATAGTTCTAAAAGAATTGTAA
- the dnaB gene encoding replicative DNA helicase, producing the protein MSDLFADRTPPHNIEAEQAVIGAIFLDPQAITTASELLSPNDFYRAAHQKIYEVIITLSERSEPIDLVTVTSELQDRKLLEEVGGVSYLSDLANSVPTAANIEYYSQIVEEKSLLRHLIRTATEITKNGYTTEDGVDAILNEAERSILEVSRRKRTGTFKVIKDVLVEAYDNIELLNNREGEITGIPTGFNHLDRMTAGFQRNDLIIVAARPSVGKTAFALNISQNVATKAGENVAIFSLEMGAEQLVMRMLCAEGNIDAQRLRTGKLQPEDWQKLTMAMGSLSNAGIYIDDTPGIRINELIAKCRRLKQEHGLGMVLIDYLQLIVGSGKTGENRQQEVSEISRSLKALARELQVPVIALSQLSRGVEQRQDKRPMMSDIRESGSIEQDADIVAFLYRDDYYDKESENKNIIEIIIAKQRNGPVGTCELAFVKEYNKFVNIDYQRDEQGAPA; encoded by the coding sequence ATGAGTGACTTATTTGCAGATCGTACACCGCCTCATAATATAGAAGCTGAACAAGCTGTTATTGGTGCAATATTTTTAGATCCACAAGCAATAACGACTGCTTCCGAATTATTATCACCAAATGACTTCTACAGAGCTGCACATCAAAAGATATATGAGGTCATTATTACCCTTTCGGAAAGAAGTGAGCCTATTGATCTAGTCACGGTTACTTCTGAATTACAAGATCGAAAGCTTCTAGAAGAAGTGGGCGGCGTTTCATATTTAAGTGATTTAGCAAATTCTGTGCCGACAGCAGCTAACATTGAATATTATAGTCAAATTGTTGAAGAAAAATCGTTGCTCCGTCATTTAATACGTACGGCAACTGAGATTACAAAAAACGGCTATACAACAGAGGACGGCGTAGATGCTATTTTAAATGAAGCGGAACGTAGCATCTTGGAAGTATCACGACGAAAAAGAACTGGAACATTTAAAGTAATAAAAGATGTTTTAGTTGAGGCTTACGATAATATTGAGTTATTAAATAATCGTGAAGGTGAAATAACCGGAATACCAACTGGGTTTAATCACCTTGATCGAATGACTGCAGGTTTCCAACGAAATGATTTAATTATCGTTGCAGCCCGTCCATCAGTAGGTAAAACAGCTTTTGCTTTAAATATTTCACAAAATGTAGCGACAAAAGCTGGGGAAAATGTTGCTATCTTTAGTTTAGAGATGGGTGCAGAACAACTTGTCATGCGTATGTTATGTGCGGAAGGAAACATCGATGCACAACGACTTCGTACGGGTAAATTGCAACCAGAAGATTGGCAAAAACTAACGATGGCAATGGGTAGCTTATCAAACGCTGGTATATACATTGACGATACGCCTGGAATTCGAATCAATGAGCTAATTGCTAAATGCCGACGCCTAAAGCAAGAGCATGGCTTAGGAATGGTATTAATTGATTACTTACAGTTAATTGTCGGTTCTGGTAAAACAGGCGAAAACCGTCAACAAGAAGTATCAGAGATATCTCGATCATTAAAAGCACTTGCCAGAGAACTTCAAGTTCCCGTAATTGCATTATCACAGCTATCACGTGGAGTGGAACAAAGACAAGATAAGCGCCCTATGATGTCTGATATTCGTGAATCAGGAAGTATTGAGCAAGATGCTGATATCGTAGCCTTCTTATACCGCGATGATTACTATGATAAAGAGTCTGAGAATAAAAATATTATTGAAATAATTATAGCAAAGCAACGTAATGGTCCTGTCGGGACTTGTGAACTTGCGTTTGTGAAAGAATACAATAAATTCGTAAACATTGACTACCAACGTGATGAACAAGGTGCACCAGCGTAA
- a CDS encoding DUF951 domain-containing protein, which translates to MEEKQYNLKDIVEMKKPHPCGINEWKIIRMGMDIRIKCVGCQHSVMIPRKEFTKKLKKVLKRHEEEK; encoded by the coding sequence ATGGAAGAAAAACAATATAATTTAAAAGATATTGTAGAAATGAAAAAGCCACACCCTTGTGGAATAAATGAATGGAAGATTATTCGAATGGGGATGGATATCCGAATAAAATGTGTAGGATGTCAACATAGTGTAATGATTCCACGAAAAGAGTTTACAAAAAAGCTGAAAAAAGTACTAAAAAGACATGAAGAAGAAAAATAA
- the ychF gene encoding redox-regulated ATPase YchF, with the protein MALTTGIVGLPNVGKSTLFNAITQAGAESANYPFCTIDPNVGIVEVPDERLDKLTELIVPKKTIPTAFEFTDIAGIVKGASKGEGLGNKFLSHIRQVDAISHVVRCFDDENITHVSGQVDPISDIETINLELILADLESVEKRLTRVSKMAKQKDKEAMAEAAVLEKLQAAFENEMSARSVELTDDEKKVIHGMHLLTIKPVLYVANVSEEDLLAGEDNEYVKKVKAYAAKEGAEVITVCARIESELSELDGDEKQEFLEDLGIAEPGLNKLIRAAYQLLGLATYFTAGVQEVRAWTFRKGIKAPQAAGIIHTDFERGFIRAEVVSYDDLIAAGSEGAAKEQGKLRLEGKEYIVKDGDVIHFRFNV; encoded by the coding sequence ATGGCTTTAACAACAGGAATTGTCGGTTTACCTAACGTAGGGAAATCTACATTATTTAATGCTATTACACAAGCGGGTGCTGAATCTGCAAACTATCCATTCTGTACAATTGATCCAAACGTAGGAATTGTTGAAGTACCAGATGAGCGACTAGACAAGCTTACGGAGTTAATCGTCCCTAAAAAAACTATTCCAACTGCGTTTGAATTTACTGATATCGCGGGTATAGTAAAAGGAGCAAGTAAGGGGGAGGGATTAGGAAACAAGTTTTTATCACACATTAGGCAGGTAGATGCAATTTCACATGTAGTGCGTTGTTTTGATGATGAAAATATTACACATGTTTCAGGACAAGTCGACCCAATTTCTGATATCGAAACTATCAACTTAGAATTAATATTAGCTGACTTAGAATCGGTAGAAAAAAGATTAACAAGAGTAAGCAAGATGGCAAAACAAAAAGACAAAGAAGCGATGGCTGAAGCGGCAGTTTTAGAAAAGCTTCAAGCAGCTTTTGAAAATGAAATGTCGGCAAGAAGTGTAGAATTAACGGATGACGAAAAGAAAGTTATTCACGGTATGCACTTACTTACTATTAAACCTGTACTTTATGTTGCGAATGTAAGTGAAGAAGATTTGCTTGCAGGTGAAGATAATGAATACGTGAAAAAAGTTAAAGCATATGCAGCAAAAGAAGGTGCAGAAGTTATTACTGTTTGTGCTCGTATTGAATCAGAATTATCAGAGCTAGATGGTGATGAAAAGCAAGAATTTCTTGAAGATTTAGGAATAGCTGAACCAGGATTAAACAAGTTAATTCGAGCAGCATACCAACTTTTAGGACTAGCAACATATTTTACTGCAGGTGTACAAGAAGTACGTGCTTGGACATTTAGAAAAGGTATTAAAGCCCCTCAAGCTGCAGGTATCATTCATACAGATTTCGAGCGTGGATTTATTCGTGCGGAAGTAGTGTCTTATGATGATTTAATTGCTGCAGGTTCAGAGGGTGCTGCAAAAGAACAAGGAAAGCTTCGTCTTGAAGGGAAAGAATACATCGTTAAAGATGGAGATGTTATCCATTTCCGTTTCAATGTATAA
- the rplI gene encoding 50S ribosomal protein L9, whose product MKVIFLKDVKGKGKKGEVKNVAEGYAQNFLIPRGFAKVATSGNINTLEAQKKKEEEIAAQQLADAEKLKEKMEELTVTLATKAGDGGRLFGSITSKQIADELKQLGYKIDKRKIDLPEPIRALGFTNVPIKIHSKVTATVKVQVVEQ is encoded by the coding sequence ATGAAAGTAATCTTTTTAAAAGATGTAAAAGGTAAAGGGAAAAAAGGGGAAGTAAAAAACGTTGCTGAAGGTTATGCACAAAACTTTTTAATTCCACGTGGTTTTGCTAAAGTTGCAACTTCGGGTAACATAAATACTTTAGAAGCTCAAAAGAAAAAAGAAGAAGAAATTGCTGCACAGCAATTAGCTGATGCAGAAAAACTAAAAGAGAAAATGGAAGAACTAACTGTTACATTAGCAACAAAAGCTGGTGATGGTGGACGTTTATTCGGTTCAATTACGAGCAAACAAATTGCAGATGAACTAAAACAGTTAGGTTATAAAATAGATAAACGAAAAATAGATTTACCTGAACCAATTCGTGCATTAGGCTTTACTAATGTACCAATCAAGATTCATTCGAAAGTTACAGCAACTGTAAAAGTGCAAGTGGTAGAGCAGTAA
- a CDS encoding YybS family protein, producing the protein MKNQRIITEGALLLSIFIVLLLFTIFVPLLGMLSIWALPIPFILYTVRHGLKAGIFLLVGTLLLTLAVGLIMSMPLAIMFASSGLVIGYLLKRKLSSFVVLVGSTLTYITNILLIYVISIVIFDLNIVDSIEKMSSDSIKTAEEIMVAIGQENKDVIIAYENAMEVAIYIIPSLIIMTGILFSIITILVAKPIVKRFYSELPDAKPFREWNFPKSIIWYYIIVILLSFMQLEVGSSLYLVVINLQVLLELVLMIQGFTLIYFYFHAKGSGKGIPIAITVFAILFAPLLSIIRILGIIDLGFELKAKIANANKVS; encoded by the coding sequence GTGAAAAACCAACGAATTATAACAGAAGGCGCACTTTTATTATCGATATTTATAGTGCTTTTATTATTTACTATTTTTGTACCTTTATTAGGTATGTTATCGATATGGGCGTTACCAATTCCATTCATCTTATATACTGTACGTCATGGCTTAAAGGCAGGTATTTTCTTACTAGTAGGTACTTTATTGTTAACTTTAGCAGTAGGGCTTATTATGTCTATGCCATTAGCTATTATGTTTGCAAGTAGTGGACTTGTTATCGGCTACTTATTGAAAAGAAAGTTATCATCTTTCGTTGTATTAGTAGGATCTACATTAACGTACATTACAAACATTTTGCTTATTTATGTCATAAGCATTGTAATATTCGACCTTAATATTGTTGACTCTATCGAAAAAATGTCGAGTGATTCAATAAAAACTGCTGAAGAAATTATGGTAGCTATAGGTCAGGAAAATAAAGATGTTATTATTGCTTATGAGAATGCAATGGAAGTTGCTATTTACATAATACCTAGTTTAATAATAATGACGGGTATTTTATTTTCAATTATTACAATCTTGGTTGCAAAACCTATTGTAAAGCGATTTTATAGTGAATTACCAGACGCAAAACCATTTAGAGAATGGAATTTCCCTAAAAGTATCATATGGTATTATATAATAGTGATTTTATTATCATTTATGCAATTAGAAGTAGGTTCATCGCTTTATCTTGTAGTAATTAATTTACAAGTATTACTTGAGCTTGTTTTAATGATTCAAGGTTTTACTTTAATTTATTTTTATTTCCATGCAAAAGGAAGTGGCAAGGGAATACCAATTGCAATTACTGTATTTGCAATTTTATTCGCACCGTTACTTTCAATCATTAGAATCTTAGGTATAATTGATTTAGGTTTCGAATTAAAAGCAAAAATCGCTAACGCAAATAAAGTTAGTTAA
- a CDS encoding DHH family phosphoesterase, whose amino-acid sequence MPDFFNKRWHGSHVVALFILAIIFVAIIAYHNWIIAVIGLAFLVLLFTFALKSEAYFREELGDYISTLSYRVRKVGEEALLEMPIGIILYDEDFNIEWANPYMTELIGEESLIGHNVDVVTSEINTLIKGTESYSQIKIQKQNFRIHLKREERLLYFFDINEQINIEKLFAEEQPVIATIFLDNFEDVTQGMEDQARININSVVTSLLKNWATEHNVFLKRVSSERFLAVFNQKTLSAFEANKFSILDEVRETTHKKNVPITLSIGVGTGVRSYPELGNLAQSSLDLALGRGGDQVAIKSYQGKVNFFGGKTNPVEKRTKVRARVISHAIRELILQSDKVIVMGHIHPDMDAIGAAIGILKVAEANEKEAYIVLDDEDIHVGIKKLIDELKKDKKLWAHFITKDEAYEESTEDTLLVVVDTHKPSMVIEPRLLKEIDHVVVIDHHRRGEEFIKDPVLVYMEPYASSTAELITELLEYQPNGVKMNMLESSALLAGIIVDTKNFTLRTGARTFDAASYLRAGNADTALVQKFLSEDQTQYVQRSKLVERATIHNNGVAIAKGLESEVYNKVILAQAADTLLTLSGVSASFVISKTKENSVSISARSLGEINVQVIMEKMNGGGHLTNAATQLEEVSIDGATEQLLTIIEEFFEGGEES is encoded by the coding sequence ATGCCTGACTTTTTTAATAAGAGATGGCATGGTTCACATGTAGTTGCACTCTTTATTTTGGCAATTATTTTTGTTGCCATTATTGCCTATCATAATTGGATAATAGCAGTGATTGGATTAGCATTCCTTGTTCTCTTATTTACGTTTGCCTTGAAAAGTGAGGCATATTTTCGTGAAGAATTAGGAGATTATATATCTACCCTTTCATATAGGGTACGTAAAGTTGGGGAAGAGGCATTGCTTGAGATGCCAATCGGAATTATTTTATATGATGAAGACTTTAATATTGAATGGGCTAATCCATACATGACAGAACTTATTGGTGAAGAAAGTTTAATTGGACATAATGTAGATGTTGTAACAAGTGAAATTAATACGTTAATTAAAGGTACGGAGTCATATAGTCAAATTAAAATACAAAAACAAAATTTCCGTATTCATTTAAAACGGGAAGAACGGTTACTGTACTTTTTTGATATTAATGAACAAATTAACATTGAAAAATTATTTGCAGAAGAACAACCAGTTATTGCAACAATCTTTTTAGATAACTTTGAGGACGTTACTCAAGGAATGGAAGATCAAGCTAGAATTAACATTAATAGTGTAGTTACTTCATTATTAAAAAACTGGGCTACAGAACATAACGTATTTTTAAAGCGTGTTTCATCAGAACGTTTTCTTGCAGTTTTTAATCAAAAAACATTAAGCGCATTTGAGGCAAATAAGTTTTCCATCTTAGATGAGGTGCGCGAAACTACTCATAAAAAGAATGTCCCAATAACTTTAAGTATTGGGGTAGGTACAGGAGTTAGATCATACCCAGAATTAGGGAATTTAGCACAGTCAAGTTTAGACTTAGCTTTAGGTCGTGGTGGAGACCAAGTAGCTATTAAAAGTTATCAAGGCAAAGTTAACTTCTTCGGAGGAAAAACAAATCCAGTTGAGAAGAGAACAAAAGTACGTGCTCGAGTTATTTCCCATGCAATAAGAGAACTAATCCTGCAAAGTGACAAAGTAATAGTTATGGGACATATACATCCTGATATGGATGCTATAGGAGCAGCTATTGGTATTCTTAAGGTTGCAGAAGCTAATGAAAAAGAAGCTTATATTGTCTTGGATGATGAGGATATTCATGTTGGTATTAAGAAACTAATTGATGAGTTAAAGAAAGATAAAAAACTTTGGGCTCACTTCATTACGAAAGATGAGGCATATGAAGAGTCTACAGAAGATACACTATTAGTTGTCGTTGATACACATAAACCTTCTATGGTTATTGAACCAAGATTGTTAAAAGAAATAGATCACGTTGTTGTCATTGATCACCATCGAAGAGGAGAAGAGTTCATTAAAGATCCTGTACTAGTTTATATGGAACCTTACGCATCCTCAACGGCCGAACTAATTACTGAACTATTAGAATATCAACCGAATGGTGTGAAAATGAACATGCTTGAATCATCAGCTCTATTGGCTGGTATTATCGTCGATACGAAAAATTTCACATTAAGAACTGGCGCGAGAACATTTGATGCAGCTTCATACTTGAGAGCTGGTAATGCAGATACAGCTTTAGTTCAAAAGTTCTTAAGTGAAGATCAAACACAATATGTTCAACGTTCAAAATTAGTAGAAAGAGCTACGATCCATAATAATGGAGTGGCTATTGCTAAAGGGCTTGAATCGGAAGTTTACAACAAAGTTATCTTGGCGCAAGCAGCTGATACGCTGCTAACTTTAAGTGGTGTTAGTGCTTCGTTTGTAATTTCTAAAACAAAAGAAAACTCAGTCAGTATTAGTGCGAGATCATTAGGTGAGATTAATGTTCAAGTTATTATGGAGAAAATGAATGGTGGCGGACATTTAACAAATGCAGCGACACAACTTGAAGAAGTTTCAATTGATGGAGCAACGGAACAATTGCTAACGATTATAGAGGAATTTTTTGAAGGAGGAGAAGAGTCATGA
- a CDS encoding mechanosensitive ion channel family protein, giving the protein MLATIKTTTEEFLTSLTSYQLWSEIGILLLKILGIIIVSIIVIRIGKTAIRNMFKIKKKGVLELSEKREVTLVKLLENILTYTVYFISILMILELFDIPIKSLIAGAGIIGLAVGFGAQNLVKDIITGFFIILENQFAVGDYIRTSKFEGFVEEIGFRTTKIKSWTGELHIIPNGSIVEVTNFSIHNSIAVVDVGVAYEEDIHEAENVINDLLKELPDKYESMQKPPELLGVQNLGASDVVFRVIAEVKPMEHWKTARALRKEIKNRLDERNIEIPFPRIVMYNRKEEQEGNALEG; this is encoded by the coding sequence GTGTTAGCGACAATTAAGACAACAACTGAGGAATTTTTAACAAGCTTGACCAGCTACCAACTATGGTCGGAAATAGGTATTCTACTACTGAAAATTTTAGGAATAATAATAGTAAGTATTATCGTTATTCGAATAGGTAAAACAGCAATTAGAAATATGTTTAAAATAAAGAAAAAAGGCGTACTAGAGCTATCAGAAAAACGGGAAGTTACCTTAGTAAAATTACTTGAGAACATACTTACATATACGGTTTACTTTATTTCTATATTAATGATTTTAGAGTTGTTCGATATTCCTATTAAGTCACTGATAGCAGGTGCAGGAATAATCGGTTTAGCAGTAGGTTTTGGTGCTCAAAATTTAGTAAAAGATATTATTACAGGGTTTTTCATTATTTTAGAAAACCAATTTGCTGTTGGAGATTATATTAGAACTAGTAAATTTGAAGGATTTGTTGAAGAAATAGGGTTTCGTACGACTAAAATAAAAAGTTGGACTGGTGAATTACATATCATTCCTAATGGAAGTATTGTTGAAGTAACAAACTTCTCTATTCATAATAGTATTGCAGTCGTCGACGTTGGAGTTGCATATGAAGAAGATATTCATGAAGCAGAAAACGTTATAAATGATTTATTAAAAGAGTTACCAGACAAATATGAGTCGATGCAGAAACCACCTGAATTGTTAGGAGTACAAAATTTAGGTGCTTCGGATGTAGTCTTTCGCGTAATTGCAGAAGTAAAACCTATGGAGCATTGGAAAACGGCTCGTGCACTGCGAAAAGAGATTAAAAACCGTCTGGATGAAAGAAATATCGAAATTCCGTTCCCGCGTATTGTTATGTATAATCGCAAAGAAGAACAAGAAGGAAACGCATTAGAGGGGTAA
- the ssb gene encoding single-stranded DNA-binding protein, producing the protein MINRVVLVGRLTKDPELKYTPTGVAVANFTLAVNRPFSSQDGNREADFINCVIWRKPAENVANFLRKGSLAGVEGRINTRNYENQEGRRVYVTEVVADSVQFLEPRNSGGQQSGGSSYGEENNYNQNRKPNNNQNNNRQDDDPFAGGSQPIDISDDDLPF; encoded by the coding sequence ATGATTAACCGCGTAGTTCTTGTTGGTCGTCTTACTAAAGATCCTGAACTAAAGTACACGCCTACTGGTGTAGCAGTAGCTAATTTTACATTAGCTGTTAACCGCCCATTTTCTAGTCAAGATGGAAATAGGGAAGCTGATTTCATTAATTGTGTTATTTGGAGAAAGCCTGCTGAAAACGTAGCTAACTTCCTTCGAAAAGGTAGTTTGGCTGGAGTTGAAGGTCGTATCAACACACGTAATTATGAAAACCAAGAAGGTCGCAGAGTATATGTAACAGAAGTTGTTGCAGATAGTGTGCAGTTTTTAGAGCCAAGAAATAGTGGTGGGCAGCAAAGTGGTGGTTCTTCATACGGTGAAGAAAACAACTACAATCAGAATCGTAAGCCTAACAATAACCAAAATAATAATCGTCAAGATGATGATCCATTCGCTGGCGGAAGTCAACCGATAGATATCTCAGATGACGACTTACCATTTTAA
- a CDS encoding DedA family protein, translating into MTIEESAMHVIAHYGYIALFIALILGLIGLPVPDEVLLAFAGYLIAQGDFQFTQTLIVCFLGSVTGMSISFFIGRKLGIPFLFKYKRFTRITPLRIKRLNQWFTRFGKVAVIFGYFLPGIRHFSAYIAGVSNWSYRTFIAYAVLGAALWSLTFIFLGMWFEEYWEEMIKLIHRYGVVISIVTFITIILFMIIKIKKSNY; encoded by the coding sequence TTGACTATAGAAGAAAGTGCGATGCATGTGATTGCACATTATGGCTACATCGCATTATTTATAGCACTCATTCTCGGATTAATTGGATTACCTGTACCTGATGAAGTATTATTAGCTTTTGCTGGATACTTAATAGCACAAGGTGATTTCCAATTTACACAAACATTGATTGTTTGCTTCCTAGGAAGTGTTACCGGAATGTCTATAAGTTTTTTTATAGGCAGAAAACTAGGTATTCCGTTTTTATTTAAGTATAAACGCTTTACTAGAATAACGCCGCTAAGAATAAAGAGATTGAATCAATGGTTTACTCGGTTTGGTAAGGTTGCTGTCATTTTCGGGTATTTCTTGCCTGGAATAAGACATTTTAGTGCTTATATTGCTGGTGTAAGTAATTGGTCATATCGTACATTTATTGCTTACGCTGTGTTAGGTGCAGCGCTTTGGTCACTTACCTTTATATTTCTAGGTATGTGGTTTGAAGAATATTGGGAAGAAATGATTAAGCTTATCCATCGATATGGAGTAGTTATTTCAATAGTAACATTTATAACCATTATTCTATTTATGATAATAAAAATAAAAAAAAGTAATTATTAA
- the rpsR gene encoding 30S ribosomal protein S18, protein MAFGRRGGRAKRRKVCFFKVNKIEKIDYKDVDLLKRFISERGKILPRRVTGTSAKYQRQLTRAIKRSRQMALLPYVSE, encoded by the coding sequence ATGGCATTCGGACGTAGAGGTGGACGCGCTAAGCGTCGTAAAGTTTGCTTTTTCAAAGTAAACAAAATCGAAAAAATCGACTATAAAGATGTTGATTTACTAAAACGATTCATTTCTGAGCGTGGTAAGATTTTACCACGTCGTGTAACAGGTACTTCAGCTAAATACCAACGTCAATTAACTAGAGCTATTAAACGCTCTCGTCAAATGGCTTTATTACCATATGTATCTGAATAA
- the rpsF gene encoding 30S ribosomal protein S6, translating into MNKYEIMYIIRPNMEDEAQKALVERFNGILTDNGAEIANVKEMGKRRLAYEINDLREGFYMLINTAAKADAINEFDRLAKINEDIIRHMIIKEEE; encoded by the coding sequence ATGAATAAATACGAAATTATGTATATCATTCGTCCAAACATGGAAGATGAAGCTCAAAAAGCATTAGTTGAACGCTTTAACGGAATCTTAACTGATAACGGTGCTGAAATCGCAAACGTGAAAGAGATGGGTAAGCGTCGTTTAGCTTACGAAATCAATGACTTACGTGAAGGTTTCTACATGCTAATCAACACTGCAGCTAAAGCAGATGCTATCAATGAGTTCGATCGTTTGGCGAAGATCAATGAAGATATCATCCGTCATATGATCATTAAAGAAGAAGAGTAA